From the genome of Streptomyces sp. NBC_01116, one region includes:
- a CDS encoding HemK2/MTQ2 family protein methyltransferase: MTRQTPSDASGRAARPGAEAPRPGRVLCLPGVYRPQTDTLLLALAMRHEGIGPGTDLLDLCTGSGALALHAARLGARVTAVDISRRAVASARLNTAFARLPVTVRRGDLLGALPGRTFDAVVSNPPYVPAPGLSVPWHGAGRSWDAGPEGRVVLDRICDDAFAVLRPGGLLLLVQSALSRPEETVGRLSAAGLDVSVTDRVTIPFGPVTRGRAAWLRARGLLPDRLDREELVVIRARKE, encoded by the coding sequence GTGACGCGGCAGACCCCGTCGGACGCGTCCGGCAGGGCCGCGCGGCCGGGCGCGGAAGCACCCCGGCCGGGCAGGGTGCTGTGTCTTCCCGGCGTCTACCGGCCGCAGACCGACACGCTTCTCCTCGCCCTGGCCATGCGCCATGAGGGGATCGGCCCGGGCACGGATCTGCTGGACCTCTGCACCGGGAGCGGCGCGCTGGCCCTGCACGCCGCCCGGCTCGGCGCCCGCGTCACCGCGGTGGACATCAGCCGCCGGGCCGTGGCCTCAGCACGGCTGAACACCGCGTTCGCCCGGCTGCCCGTCACCGTGCGCAGGGGTGATCTGCTCGGGGCCCTGCCGGGCCGGACGTTCGACGCGGTCGTCAGCAACCCCCCGTACGTTCCCGCTCCCGGCCTGTCGGTGCCGTGGCACGGGGCCGGCCGCTCCTGGGACGCCGGCCCCGAAGGGCGGGTGGTCCTCGACCGGATCTGCGACGACGCCTTCGCCGTGCTGCGCCCCGGCGGTCTGCTCCTGCTGGTCCAGTCGGCACTGAGCCGCCCCGAGGAGACGGTCGGCCGGCTGTCCGCGGCCGGGCTGGACGTCTCCGTGACCGACCGGGTGACGATCCCGTTCGGACCGGTCACCCGCGGCCGGGCCGCCTGGCTGCGGGCCCGGGGCCTGCTGCCCGACCGGCTGGACCGGGAAGAGCTGGTGGTGATCCGTGCCCGGAAGGAATGA
- a CDS encoding MFS transporter, with the protein MPPAQKSRRLPPLSGVLVLVMASTGLVVVDLTIVAIGLPLISADVADGASAESVVVTYMVAMGALTQVVGSLSDRWGRRTLFLAGIAVFTLASLAATVAPDLLWLNAARVVQGAGAAAIMVNGVPLLSDRYAGGERDLAIGAWGSFATAAGLLAPTLGGVLAETFGWRAVFAVNLPLGVAAWVLARRVLPRSAGTSGEGRTDWLGSLLLMLGLGTATLLMLRPGDAVWSGQETAVLLTAGLALAAFLAVQLRAPAPTLELRMFGRPAFSGAMLAVLLSRVLTIGGSVYLVLYFSDGLGLSPTAAGLLMTPIFLAQIVMGMVGSKLIGNRAPGPVIAVGYALKGVGLAALALLITPGTPWWVLLAPLLAWGAGGGIAGAPVMAVAVRVTAPERVGMVSGTVATLASLGAGVGTAALGAVFARHGGPGAEAVTDGARVVLGASAALAAVAVLTTLTLIGPRRVPRPDPGE; encoded by the coding sequence ATGCCTCCTGCTCAGAAGTCCCGCCGCCTTCCGCCGCTGAGCGGGGTCCTGGTGCTCGTGATGGCCTCCACGGGCCTGGTGGTCGTCGACCTGACGATCGTGGCCATCGGGCTCCCGCTGATCAGTGCCGACGTCGCGGACGGAGCCTCGGCCGAGTCGGTCGTGGTGACGTACATGGTCGCCATGGGCGCGCTCACCCAGGTCGTCGGAAGCCTGTCGGACCGGTGGGGCCGGCGGACCCTGTTCCTCGCCGGGATCGCCGTGTTCACCCTGGCCTCCCTGGCCGCGACCGTGGCGCCGGACCTGCTGTGGCTCAACGCCGCCCGGGTGGTCCAGGGGGCGGGAGCCGCCGCGATCATGGTGAACGGCGTTCCGTTGCTCTCCGACCGTTACGCGGGCGGGGAACGCGACCTCGCGATCGGCGCCTGGGGCTCGTTCGCGACGGCGGCGGGCCTGCTCGCACCGACCCTCGGCGGTGTGCTGGCCGAGACCTTCGGCTGGCGGGCGGTCTTCGCGGTCAACCTGCCCCTCGGCGTGGCCGCCTGGGTGCTGGCCCGACGCGTGCTGCCCCGCTCCGCGGGGACTTCGGGGGAGGGGCGGACGGACTGGCTCGGCAGCCTGCTGCTCATGCTCGGCCTCGGCACGGCGACGCTGCTGATGCTCCGCCCCGGCGACGCGGTCTGGTCCGGGCAGGAGACCGCCGTGCTGCTCACCGCCGGCCTGGCGCTGGCCGCCTTCCTGGCCGTACAGCTCCGGGCCCCCGCGCCGACCCTGGAGCTGCGGATGTTCGGCCGGCCCGCGTTCTCCGGCGCGATGCTGGCCGTCCTGCTCTCGCGCGTCCTGACCATCGGCGGCTCGGTCTACCTGGTGCTGTACTTCTCCGACGGCCTCGGTCTGAGCCCGACCGCGGCGGGACTGCTGATGACCCCGATCTTCCTCGCCCAGATCGTCATGGGCATGGTCGGCTCCAAGCTGATCGGCAACCGGGCGCCCGGCCCGGTCATCGCCGTCGGCTACGCGCTCAAGGGCGTCGGCCTCGCCGCTCTGGCGTTGCTGATCACCCCCGGCACCCCGTGGTGGGTGCTGCTGGCGCCGCTGCTCGCCTGGGGAGCGGGCGGCGGGATCGCCGGCGCGCCCGTCATGGCCGTCGCCGTGCGGGTCACGGCCCCCGAACGGGTCGGCATGGTCTCCGGGACCGTCGCCACCCTCGCGTCCCTCGGCGCGGGGGTCGGCACCGCCGCGCTCGGCGCGGTCTTCGCCCGCCACGGCGGCCCCGGCGCCGAGGCCGTCACCGACGGCGCCCGGGTCGTCCTGGGCGCGTCCGCGGCGCTCGCGGCCGTCGCCGTGCTGACCACGCTCACGCTCATCGGACCGCGCCGCGTGCCACGCCCCGACCCCGGCGAGTGA
- a CDS encoding TetR/AcrR family transcriptional regulator encodes MPATPRRRPATRKGRPVLTREIIAAKALQMAGSQGFPSVTMRALAAELEVTVRALYNYVEDRGEVVSLAVDLMLTSWNPPPLDPAAWEDSVGDYARSLRALYRRWPRALLVSLDEDTAPASVHPNRLLNLDRFLRLLRDVGLDLPAALAAHRQLSLLVLSFALVVDGPVGRTGDDRNTLVPDHWLTAHADLDIPTLREAAALPLPTADEQFDLLVGAVVEQIRGGLGTG; translated from the coding sequence ATGCCTGCCACGCCTCGCCGCCGACCCGCCACGCGCAAGGGCCGCCCCGTGCTCACCCGCGAGATCATCGCCGCCAAGGCTCTTCAGATGGCAGGCTCCCAAGGGTTCCCGTCCGTCACCATGCGCGCCCTCGCCGCCGAACTGGAAGTGACCGTAAGGGCGTTGTACAACTACGTCGAAGATCGCGGCGAAGTCGTCAGCCTGGCCGTCGACCTCATGCTGACCTCCTGGAACCCGCCGCCGCTCGACCCCGCGGCCTGGGAGGACTCCGTCGGCGACTACGCCCGGTCCCTGCGCGCGCTCTATCGCCGCTGGCCCCGCGCCCTGCTGGTCTCGCTGGACGAGGACACGGCCCCGGCCTCGGTGCACCCCAACCGCCTGCTCAACCTGGACCGCTTCCTCCGGCTGCTGCGGGACGTCGGCCTGGACCTCCCGGCGGCGCTCGCGGCGCACCGCCAGCTCTCCCTGCTCGTGCTGTCCTTCGCCCTCGTGGTCGACGGGCCCGTCGGCCGGACCGGGGACGACCGGAACACACTCGTCCCCGACCACTGGCTCACCGCCCACGCCGACCTCGACATCCCCACCCTCCGGGAGGCCGCCGCCCTGCCCCTCCCCACCGCGGACGAGCAGTTCGACCTGCTCGTCGGCGCCGTCGTCGAGCAGATCCGCGGGGGACTCGGGACCGGATGA
- a CDS encoding xanthine dehydrogenase family protein molybdopterin-binding subunit encodes MTAATPGPRAVRGAVGVAHTRVEGRDKVTGAARYAGEIPYPDLAHGWLVLSTITRGRILDVGSAPVLDMPGVLTVLHHGNAARLKTDFTGQFGTPPDPTCAVFQNDRVPFAGWPVALVVAETPEQAREAAEALVVTYDREPHDTALVADHPGARLADSQTSAGTENVDLEERLTASAFVVDGRYTTPEGQHSMMEPHAATARWEGGRLEVVDSNQGAGWVQGELARMFSLDASSVRVRSEHIGGGFGSKGLRAHQVSAVMAATALRRPVRVVLTRRQTFSLAGCRSPTIQRVRLGAAPDGRLLALEHLSLNQTSTVHEFVEAGAGVARVLYGAEAHRTANHVVRLDVPSPTWMRAPGQAPGSFAIETALDELATRAGVDPIELRLRNEPETGPVSGLPFSSRNLAACFREGARRFGWADRDPRPGTRREGRWLLGTGTAAASYGAGAAPSTAQVTAEEDGSFTVRIAAADIGTGARTALTLVAADALETVPARVLVRVGDSDFGPAMIAGGSMGTRSWAWAVTAAAAELRERLAATAVIPPEGITVRSDTTGAIGDLARKERHSYGAQFAEAAVDTATGEVRVRRMLGIFAAGRIVNPLTARNQLVGGMTWGISMALHEEAVRDRNSGGHYAPDLAGYHVATHADVPEIEADWVEDDDPDDPVGIKGVGEVGIVGAAAAIANAVWHATGVRHRDLPIRPGRVLAATVPGPAGGAADPGA; translated from the coding sequence ATGACGGCCGCCACGCCGGGGCCCCGGGCCGTGCGCGGAGCGGTCGGCGTCGCCCACACCCGTGTCGAGGGCCGCGACAAGGTCACCGGCGCGGCCCGCTACGCGGGCGAGATCCCGTATCCGGACCTGGCCCACGGCTGGCTCGTGCTGTCCACCATCACGCGGGGCCGGATCCTTGACGTGGGGAGCGCCCCGGTCCTCGACATGCCGGGCGTGCTCACCGTGCTGCACCACGGCAACGCCGCCCGGCTGAAGACCGACTTCACCGGCCAGTTCGGCACGCCACCGGACCCGACCTGCGCCGTCTTCCAGAACGACAGGGTGCCGTTCGCCGGCTGGCCGGTCGCGCTGGTCGTCGCCGAGACCCCCGAGCAGGCCCGGGAGGCCGCCGAAGCGCTCGTGGTGACCTACGACCGGGAGCCCCACGACACCGCGCTCGTCGCCGACCACCCCGGCGCCCGCCTCGCCGACTCCCAGACGTCCGCCGGGACGGAGAACGTCGACCTGGAGGAGCGGCTGACCGCGTCCGCCTTCGTGGTGGACGGGCGGTACACCACCCCCGAGGGCCAGCACAGCATGATGGAGCCGCACGCGGCGACCGCCCGCTGGGAAGGCGGCCGGCTGGAGGTCGTCGACTCCAACCAGGGCGCCGGCTGGGTGCAGGGCGAGCTGGCCCGGATGTTCTCGCTCGACGCGTCCTCGGTGCGGGTGCGCTCCGAGCACATCGGCGGCGGATTCGGCAGCAAGGGCCTGCGCGCCCACCAGGTGTCCGCGGTGATGGCCGCGACCGCCCTGCGGCGACCGGTGCGCGTCGTGCTGACCCGGCGTCAGACGTTCTCGCTGGCCGGCTGCCGCAGTCCCACCATCCAGCGGGTGAGGCTCGGGGCGGCTCCCGACGGCCGGCTGCTGGCCCTGGAGCACCTCTCGCTGAACCAGACGTCGACGGTGCACGAGTTCGTCGAGGCCGGCGCGGGCGTCGCCCGGGTGCTGTACGGCGCCGAGGCGCACCGCACCGCCAATCACGTCGTACGGCTCGACGTGCCGTCCCCGACCTGGATGCGCGCACCGGGGCAGGCCCCGGGGTCGTTCGCGATCGAGACGGCCCTCGACGAACTCGCGACCCGCGCCGGTGTCGACCCGATCGAACTGCGCCTGCGCAACGAGCCGGAGACCGGTCCCGTATCGGGGCTCCCGTTCAGCAGCCGCAATCTGGCGGCCTGCTTCCGGGAGGGCGCGCGCAGGTTCGGCTGGGCGGACCGTGACCCGCGCCCCGGCACGCGCCGCGAGGGACGCTGGCTGCTGGGCACCGGCACGGCGGCGGCCTCCTACGGTGCCGGCGCCGCCCCGTCCACCGCCCAGGTCACGGCGGAGGAGGACGGTTCCTTCACCGTACGGATCGCCGCGGCCGACATCGGCACCGGAGCCCGCACCGCGCTCACCCTGGTCGCCGCCGACGCGCTGGAGACCGTACCCGCACGCGTCCTGGTGCGCGTCGGCGACAGCGACTTCGGCCCCGCGATGATCGCCGGCGGCTCCATGGGCACCCGCTCCTGGGCCTGGGCGGTCACCGCCGCCGCGGCCGAACTGCGGGAACGGCTCGCGGCGACCGCGGTGATCCCCCCGGAGGGGATCACCGTGCGGTCCGACACCACCGGGGCGATCGGGGACCTCGCGCGGAAGGAACGGCACTCCTACGGGGCCCAGTTCGCCGAGGCCGCCGTCGACACCGCCACCGGCGAGGTCCGGGTGCGCCGCATGCTGGGCATCTTCGCCGCGGGCCGCATCGTCAATCCGCTCACCGCCCGCAACCAGCTCGTCGGCGGGATGACCTGGGGCATCTCCATGGCCCTGCACGAGGAGGCGGTCCGCGACCGGAACAGCGGCGGCCACTACGCCCCCGACCTCGCCGGCTACCACGTGGCCACGCATGCCGACGTCCCGGAGATCGAGGCGGACTGGGTGGAGGACGACGACCCGGACGATCCGGTCGGCATCAAGGGCGTCGGGGAGGTCGGCATCGTGGGCGCGGCGGCGGCCATCGCCAACGCGGTCTGGCACGCCACCGGCGTCCGTCACCGGGATCTGCCGATCCGACCCGGCCGGGTCCTCGCGGCGACGGTGCCGGGCCCCGCCGGGGGAGCGGCGGACCCGGGCGCCTGA
- a CDS encoding xanthine dehydrogenase family protein subunit M has translation MKEFGYRRAHDVTDAVALLAADPRARFLGGGTNLVDLMKSGVERPDRLVDIRELPLDRVEPTADGGLRIGATTTNSDLAAHPEVRRRYPALAQAVLAGASGQLRNMATVGGNLLQRTRCGYFTDLSQPCNKRAPGSGCPAVAGEHHNHAVLGASGHCVAVHPSDMGVALTAFDAVVSYESVDGPGETPFADFYLPVGDTPHRETALPPGALITHVSLPAAPVAAHSRYRKVRERASYAFAIGSVAAALDIEDGLVREARLALGAVASRPWRARAAEAVLTGAPADGASFAAAADAELAAARPLPDNGYKVTLMRNLVVSVLTGLAAGDAR, from the coding sequence GTGAAGGAGTTCGGCTATCGGCGCGCCCACGACGTCACCGACGCGGTCGCCCTCCTCGCCGCCGACCCGCGGGCGCGGTTCCTCGGCGGCGGCACCAACCTCGTCGACCTGATGAAGTCCGGCGTGGAGCGTCCGGACCGCCTCGTCGACATCCGCGAACTCCCCCTGGACCGCGTCGAACCCACGGCGGACGGCGGCCTGCGCATCGGCGCGACCACCACCAACAGCGATCTCGCCGCCCATCCCGAAGTCCGCCGCCGGTACCCGGCGTTGGCCCAGGCCGTGCTGGCCGGAGCCTCCGGACAGCTGCGCAACATGGCCACCGTCGGAGGCAACCTCCTCCAGCGCACCCGCTGCGGCTACTTCACCGACCTCTCCCAGCCCTGCAACAAGCGGGCTCCGGGCAGCGGTTGCCCCGCCGTCGCCGGCGAGCACCACAACCACGCCGTCCTCGGCGCCTCCGGCCACTGCGTGGCCGTCCACCCCTCCGACATGGGCGTGGCGCTGACGGCGTTCGACGCCGTGGTCTCCTACGAGAGCGTCGACGGGCCCGGCGAGACGCCGTTCGCCGACTTCTACCTCCCCGTCGGGGACACCCCGCACCGGGAGACCGCCCTGCCGCCCGGCGCCCTGATCACCCACGTCAGCCTGCCCGCCGCGCCGGTCGCCGCCCACTCGCGCTACCGCAAGGTGCGCGAACGCGCCTCGTACGCCTTCGCCATCGGCTCCGTCGCCGCGGCGCTCGACATCGAGGACGGCCTCGTACGCGAAGCGCGCCTCGCCCTCGGAGCCGTCGCCTCCCGGCCCTGGCGCGCCCGTGCGGCGGAAGCCGTACTGACCGGCGCACCGGCCGACGGCGCGTCCTTCGCCGCCGCGGCGGACGCCGAACTCGCCGCCGCCCGGCCGCTGCCCGACAACGGATACAAGGTGACCCTCATGCGCAACCTCGTGGTCTCCGTACTCACCGGACTCGCCGCAGGGGACGCCCGATGA
- a CDS encoding 2Fe-2S iron-sulfur cluster-binding protein, with translation MAPAPSSTSSAITLNVNGEKHHLSIDHRTTLLDALRERLDLTGTKKGCDQGQCGACTVLVDRRRVVSCLSLAVAAEGREITTIEGVAGDDGLHPVQQAFLDLDGYQCGYCTPGQICSAIAVIEEHAAGRPSAVTDDPGPGAGPPPLTPDEIRERMSGNLCRCGAYVSIVQAVARAAEAHAEGRTAATKEAAA, from the coding sequence ATGGCCCCAGCGCCCTCGTCGACGTCCAGTGCGATCACCCTGAACGTCAACGGCGAGAAGCACCACCTGTCCATCGACCACCGCACCACCCTGCTCGACGCCCTGCGCGAGCGCCTCGACCTCACCGGCACCAAGAAGGGCTGCGACCAAGGACAGTGCGGCGCCTGCACCGTCCTGGTCGACCGGCGGCGCGTCGTCTCCTGCCTCAGCCTCGCGGTCGCGGCCGAGGGACGTGAGATCACCACCATCGAGGGTGTGGCCGGAGACGATGGCCTGCACCCCGTCCAGCAGGCCTTCCTCGACCTCGACGGCTATCAGTGCGGCTACTGCACGCCCGGCCAGATCTGCTCGGCCATCGCCGTCATCGAGGAACACGCGGCCGGCCGGCCGAGCGCCGTCACCGACGACCCGGGGCCCGGGGCGGGGCCGCCACCGCTGACGCCCGACGAGATCCGCGAGCGCATGAGCGGCAACCTGTGCCGCTGCGGCGCCTACGTCTCGATCGTCCAGGCCGTCGCCCGCGCCGCCGAGGCGCACGCCGAGGGCCGGACGGCAGCCACGAAGGAGGCCGCCGCGTGA
- a CDS encoding TetR/AcrR family transcriptional regulator, translating to MSQPRKDAPLRLDAQRNRERILRAAMVELTRRADAPLSAIARKAGVGQGTFYRNFPHREALVLEVYRYEMRQVADAAGELLSTLPPERALREWMDRLARFALTKAGLADAIRLVTSAPGGPAKPGPAPVMEAAGTLLRACEDAGAVRPGVTPDDFFLAIAGLWQIDPHEDWEPRAGRLLDLVMDGLRFGAPGR from the coding sequence GTGTCGCAGCCGAGGAAGGACGCTCCCCTGCGTCTCGACGCGCAGCGCAACCGCGAGCGCATCCTGCGCGCGGCCATGGTCGAGCTGACACGGCGTGCGGACGCCCCGCTGAGCGCGATCGCCAGGAAGGCGGGCGTCGGGCAGGGCACGTTCTACCGGAACTTCCCGCACCGGGAGGCGCTCGTCCTGGAGGTCTACCGCTACGAGATGCGGCAGGTCGCCGATGCGGCGGGCGAGTTGCTGTCGACGCTCCCGCCCGAACGGGCCCTGCGCGAGTGGATGGACCGCCTCGCCCGCTTCGCCCTGACGAAGGCCGGTCTGGCGGACGCGATCCGGCTGGTCACCAGCGCGCCGGGCGGACCCGCCAAGCCCGGACCCGCCCCGGTCATGGAGGCGGCCGGAACCCTGCTCCGCGCCTGCGAGGACGCCGGCGCCGTCCGCCCCGGGGTGACCCCGGACGACTTCTTCCTCGCCATCGCCGGTCTCTGGCAGATCGATCCGCACGAGGACTGGGAGCCGAGGGCCGGCCGGCTCCTGGATCTCGTCATGGACGGACTGCGCTTCGGGGCGCCCGGCCGGTGA
- a CDS encoding aromatic amino acid ammonia-lyase, with amino-acid sequence MSSPIPDRAAGGNHAVVVLDGRRMMVADVVRMAESVARPLPAADGMKRVEASWNAAREIASWGRVYGRSTGVGANRNETVPTEAAADHGLRLLRSHAGAIGEELPARQVRAMLAVRANQLLAGGAGLRPTIVTALCEALETGAYPKVNEFGSVGTGDIAALAQMGLALAGEHPWQGAGTAPAPQSLDNNDALALISSNALTLGQSALALHELRTLIAATQVVAALSLMAIDGSYEAYALPVHEARRHAGSYAVAERMRLLLGAPDRPTPPLGRIQDPYGFRCVPQIHGPAHDAADALEEVLAVEINAAAENPLISADDMAAYHHGGFYLAQLGLALDHFRLAVTQVARLSTSRLSTLNEPGFTRLRPFLADAEPASSGVMILEYAAGAALGDLRAFSAPASLGHAVLSRGVEEQASFASLAARQTLRACQAFRLVVGCELVAAVRALRQRELRLDPELPVGRAFGLAAPVLDAEPADRPLTDDVDAAAGLLDRFAELGEA; translated from the coding sequence ATGTCGTCCCCTATCCCGGACCGGGCGGCAGGCGGCAACCATGCGGTCGTCGTCCTTGACGGCCGCCGCATGATGGTCGCAGATGTCGTACGCATGGCCGAATCGGTCGCCCGTCCCCTTCCGGCGGCCGACGGCATGAAGCGTGTGGAAGCCTCCTGGAACGCCGCGCGGGAGATCGCTTCGTGGGGCCGCGTCTACGGCCGCTCCACCGGTGTCGGCGCGAACCGGAACGAGACCGTGCCCACGGAGGCGGCCGCCGACCACGGTCTGCGCCTGCTGCGCAGCCACGCCGGGGCGATCGGCGAGGAGCTGCCCGCACGGCAGGTCCGCGCCATGCTCGCCGTCCGCGCCAACCAGCTCCTCGCCGGCGGCGCCGGGCTGCGCCCGACCATCGTCACCGCGCTCTGCGAGGCCCTGGAGACGGGCGCCTACCCGAAGGTCAACGAGTTCGGCTCGGTCGGCACCGGCGACATCGCCGCGCTCGCGCAGATGGGTCTCGCGCTGGCGGGCGAGCATCCCTGGCAGGGCGCCGGGACCGCCCCCGCGCCGCAGTCCCTCGACAACAACGACGCCCTCGCCCTGATCAGCAGCAACGCCCTCACCCTCGGCCAGTCCGCCCTCGCCCTGCACGAGCTGCGCACCCTGATCGCGGCCACGCAGGTGGTGGCGGCCCTGTCGCTGATGGCGATCGACGGCAGCTACGAGGCCTACGCGCTGCCCGTGCACGAGGCACGCCGGCACGCCGGTTCGTACGCGGTCGCGGAGCGGATGAGGCTGCTGCTCGGCGCCCCCGACCGCCCCACGCCACCGCTCGGCCGGATCCAGGATCCGTACGGCTTCCGCTGCGTGCCGCAGATCCACGGGCCCGCGCACGACGCGGCGGACGCGCTCGAAGAGGTCCTCGCGGTCGAGATCAACGCGGCGGCCGAGAACCCGCTGATCTCGGCCGACGATATGGCCGCCTACCACCACGGCGGCTTCTACCTGGCCCAACTCGGCCTCGCCCTGGACCACTTCAGGCTCGCGGTGACCCAGGTGGCCCGCCTGTCCACCTCCCGGCTCTCGACGCTGAACGAACCGGGCTTCACCCGCCTGCGTCCGTTCCTCGCGGACGCCGAGCCGGCCTCCTCGGGCGTGATGATCCTCGAATACGCGGCCGGGGCGGCGCTCGGCGATCTGCGGGCCTTCTCCGCGCCCGCCTCGCTCGGCCACGCGGTGCTCTCGCGGGGGGTCGAGGAGCAGGCGAGCTTCGCTTCGCTGGCGGCCCGGCAGACCCTGCGGGCGTGCCAGGCGTTCCGGCTCGTCGTGGGCTGTGAACTCGTCGCGGCCGTGCGGGCGTTGCGCCAGCGGGAGCTGCGCCTCGACCCGGAGCTGCCGGTCGGCCGCGCCTTCGGGCTCGCGGCCCCGGTGCTCGACGCGGAGCCGGCCGACCGGCCGCTGACGGACGATGTGGACGCGGCGGCCGGGCTGCTCGACCGGTTCGCCGAGCTGGGGGAGGCGTAG
- a CDS encoding ABC transporter ATP-binding protein has translation MQSGKGLLMIQFDQVHKRFPNGTIAVHDLTLDLPEGGVTVLVGSSGCGKTTTLRMINRMVEPTSGTIRVGGRDVLEQDAAELRRSIGYVIQQSGLFPHRTVLDNIATVPLLLGWGRGKARARAAELLETVGLAADAGKRYPHQLSGGQQQRVGVARALAADPPVLLMDEPFGAVDPVVRTQLQDELLRLQRELNKTIVFVTHDIDEAVRLGDRIAVFRTGGHLVQCASPAELLARPADAFVADFLGAERGLKLLSLTTLEGLAQGPAPEGGRWRLALDAARKPLAWREQETEAEMPVRPLRDTDSLLSALNESIAAPSGLVARVDADGVLTGVTSREDIHDRAGRVHSAASTVAA, from the coding sequence ATGCAGTCGGGCAAGGGACTCCTCATGATCCAATTCGACCAGGTCCACAAGCGCTTCCCGAACGGCACGATCGCGGTGCACGACCTCACGCTCGACCTGCCGGAAGGGGGCGTGACCGTCCTCGTCGGATCTTCCGGTTGCGGCAAGACGACCACGCTCCGCATGATCAACCGGATGGTCGAGCCGACCTCCGGGACGATCAGGGTGGGCGGCAGGGACGTCCTGGAGCAGGACGCCGCCGAGCTGCGTCGCTCCATCGGCTACGTCATCCAGCAGTCCGGGCTCTTCCCGCACCGCACCGTCCTGGACAACATCGCGACCGTACCGCTGCTGCTCGGCTGGGGCCGCGGAAAGGCGCGGGCGCGGGCGGCGGAACTCCTGGAGACCGTCGGCCTCGCCGCCGACGCGGGGAAGCGCTACCCGCACCAGCTCTCCGGCGGCCAGCAGCAGCGCGTCGGCGTGGCCCGCGCACTCGCGGCGGATCCTCCGGTCCTCCTGATGGACGAGCCCTTCGGTGCCGTCGACCCGGTGGTGCGCACCCAGCTCCAGGACGAACTGCTGCGACTTCAGAGAGAGTTGAACAAGACGATCGTCTTCGTCACGCACGACATCGACGAGGCCGTACGGCTCGGGGACCGGATAGCCGTCTTCCGTACCGGAGGCCATCTCGTCCAGTGTGCCTCCCCCGCCGAGCTGCTGGCCCGCCCCGCTGACGCGTTCGTCGCGGACTTCCTCGGCGCGGAGCGCGGCCTGAAGCTGCTGTCCCTGACGACGCTCGAAGGGCTCGCCCAGGGCCCCGCCCCCGAAGGCGGCCGCTGGCGGCTCGCCCTCGACGCGGCCCGCAAGCCGCTGGCCTGGCGCGAGCAGGAGACGGAGGCGGAGATGCCGGTCCGGCCCCTGCGGGACACCGACTCGCTCCTCTCCGCGCTCAACGAGTCGATCGCCGCGCCGAGCGGCCTGGTCGCCCGGGTCGACGCGGACGGCGTCCTCACCGGTGTGACGTCCCGCGAGGACATCCACGACCGCGCGGGCCGGGTGCACAGCGCGGCGAGCACGGTGGCCGCATGA
- a CDS encoding ABC transporter permease: MSVDWSWIADHTDDLTALTLSHLQAALTAVLLGLLVSLPLAVVAHRVRRLRGLLLGLSNVLFTIPSIAVFVLLLPVSGLTRTTTVIGLTIYTLVVLLRNTVEGLDSVPARTKEAAKAMGSRPLRTLLTVELPLALPVIMAGVRIATVMAISLVSVATYIGDGGLGQLFTDGFQRNFPTPVIVGVVLTLLLALVADALLVTLQYVLTPWTRRQKQGA, from the coding sequence ATGAGTGTCGACTGGTCGTGGATAGCCGACCACACCGACGATCTCACCGCCCTGACGCTCTCCCACCTCCAGGCCGCCCTGACCGCCGTGCTCCTCGGTCTGCTCGTCTCGCTCCCCCTGGCGGTGGTGGCCCACCGGGTGCGCAGGCTGCGCGGGCTGCTCCTCGGGCTGTCGAACGTCCTGTTCACGATCCCGTCCATCGCCGTGTTCGTCCTGCTCCTGCCGGTCAGCGGGCTCACCCGCACCACCACCGTCATCGGCCTGACGATCTACACGCTCGTCGTGCTCCTGCGGAACACCGTCGAGGGCCTGGACTCCGTCCCCGCCCGGACGAAGGAAGCCGCGAAGGCGATGGGCTCCCGGCCGCTGCGCACCCTGCTCACCGTCGAACTGCCCCTCGCGCTCCCCGTGATCATGGCGGGCGTACGGATCGCGACGGTGATGGCGATCTCCCTCGTCTCGGTGGCCACGTACATCGGCGACGGCGGGCTCGGGCAGCTCTTCACCGACGGGTTCCAGCGCAACTTCCCCACCCCCGTCATCGTCGGCGTCGTCCTGACCCTGCTCCTCGCACTCGTCGCGGACGCCCTGCTCGTCACGCTCCAGTACGTCCTGACGCCGTGGACCCGCCGGCAGAAGCAGGGGGCCTGA